In Pochonia chlamydosporia 170 chromosome 3, whole genome shotgun sequence, the following are encoded in one genomic region:
- a CDS encoding FreB protein (similar to Magnaporthe oryzae 70-15 XP_003716220.1), with the protein MQNSTISPYRSGLNGVNQKMNLELGGALWWSLGCIACIVLIFRVVGTLWVSIRQISTMTRLRFKEMPNYDHQDQAYWKRSQWSWMPPLKKHLLYAPLWKKRHHQNIQMLSAVSVGTLPSRLQTLIIALYVGSNTAYMCILDWNVPNRYALCAELRGRAGTLATANLLPLIIMASRNNPLTRLLAINSDSYNLLHRWIGRLVVAEVLVHAIAWAIPSTAETGWGKLGEEAFRGVFLATGSIGAIAMLLIFVSGASLIRKACYETFLAAHIVLALMAVACTWIHCATADLPAVLPQLPWIGAVAAMWLCERLIRVVRLVLVNWRSGQLTIASCELLPGEAIKVTAQLPRCLRVRPGSHAYLRIRSLRVWESHPFSIAWVENRAKSSSPACHVESSNDGQCRLTTDVTFIIGARNGMTRQLYEKVLKSKLPTPLTVGLEGPYNNTCTLDSYGHVVLVAGSTGITYQLSYIRHLMNGYGDGTVSARRILLIWAIRKQECFEWIKPFMPDLLRVPDCGEILRIKVFTTRETRESAVSPPKSTTGISFYKGRPDVLSILKGEVQRQIGAMCVTVCGPGALADEVRQAVRSMQGQTVIDFCDESFTW; encoded by the coding sequence ATGCAAAACTCAACAATCTCACCTTACCGCAGCGGCTTGAATGGGGTGAATCAAAAGATGAActtggaacttggcggcGCCTTGTGGTGGAGTTTGGGTTGCATTGCTtgcatcgtcctcatcttccgagTCGTCGGGACTTTGTGGGTCAGTATCCGACAAATATCAACCATGACACGGCTCAGATTCAAGGAAATGCCCAATTATGACCATCAAGATCAAGCGTACTGGAAACGCTCGCAGTGGTCCTGGATGCCGCCACTGAAAAAGCACCTACTCTATGCGCCTCTATGGAAGAAACGACACCATCAGAACATTCAGATGTTATCTGCCGTTAGCGTCGGAACCTTGCCTTCTCGATTACAAACTCTGATTATAGCTCTATATGTCGGTAGCAACACAGCATATATGTGCATTCTGGACTGGAACGTTCCAAACCGCTATGCGCTTTGTGCTGAGCTTCGCGGCCGTGCGGGCACGCTAGCAACTGCTAACCTGCTTCCCCTTATTATTATGGCCAGTCGGAATAATCCCCTGACCAGGCTGCTAGCAATCAACTCTGACAGCTACAACCTGTTACATCGATGGATTGGCAGGTTAGTAGTTGCTGAGGTCCTGGTTCACGCAATTGCCTGGGCGATTCCCAGCACCGCTGAAACAGGCTGGGGAAAACTCGGAGAGGAAGCTTTTCGAGGCGTATTCTTAGCCACTGGTTCAATAGGCGCAATTGCGATGTTGCTCATATTCGTTAGTGGTGCCTCGTTGATACGTAAGGCGTGTTATGAGACTTTCCTGGCTGCACACATTGTACTTGCGCTCATGGCCGTGGCTTGCACATGGATCCATTGTGCAACGGCAGACCTTCCAGCAGTATTACCGCAGTTGCCCTGGATTGGAGCGGTAGCGGCCATGTGGCTTTGCGAAAGACTAATCCGTGTAGTCCGGCTTGTCCTCGTGAACTGGCGGAGCGGTCAACTTACCATCGCGTCATGTGAGTTATTGCCCGGCGAAGCAATCAAGGTGACAGCGCAACTCCCAAGGTGTCTACGTGTCAGGCCCGGATCACACGCCTATTTACGCATCCGCAGTTTGCGAGTTTGGGAAAGTCACCCATTTTCTATTGCTTGGGTCGAAAACCGCGCCAAGAGCTCGTCGCCCGCTTGTCATGTCGAATCTTCAAATGATGGCCAATGCAGGCTAACGACCGACGTGACCTTCATTATCGGCGCCCGAAATGGCATGACTCGTCAGCTCTATGAGAAAGTGTTGAAGTCTAAGCTGCCGACACCCCTGACCGTGGGTCTGGAGGGGCCATATAACAATACTTGTACTCTTGATTCATATGGAcatgtcgtcctcgtcgctgGATCGACCGGGATAACATACCAGCTATCTTACATAAGACATCTCATGAACGGTTACGGAGATGGTACGGTTAGTGCGAGACGTATACTTCTAATCTGGGCCATTCGGAAGCAAGAGTGTTTTGAGTGGATTAAACCTTTCATGCCTGATTTGTTGCGCGTCCCAGATTGTGGCGAGATCTTGAGGATCAAGGTATTCACAACACGCGAAACCAGGGAGAGCGCAGTTTCTCCCCCAAAATCCACTACTGGAATCAGCTTTTACAAAGGAAGACCGGATGTGTTGAGTATCTTGAAAGGAGAGGTCCAAAGGCAGATCGGGGCGATGTGCGTCACAGTTTGTGGGCCTGGTGCTCTGGCTGATGAAGTGAGACAAGCGGTCAGAAGTATGCAAGGGCAAACAGTCATTGACTTTTGCGATGAAAGTTTTACCTGGTAG
- a CDS encoding glycoside hydrolase family 61 (similar to Serpula lacrymans var. lacrymans S7.9 XP_007324119.1) → MKALTHLVRLFFLLPVVSAHYKWPAMIINGEVTGDYEYVRRNTNNINPVMDLSSTDLRCNEGGLDSGAGTETVSVTAGSKVGFTLSNSISHIGPVLVYMAKAPGDPSQWDAAGEVWFKINEWGPDFSTGTINWPQLGVMSYEFSIPSSVPSGKYLVRIEHLAVHNAANAGGAQFFVSCGQVEVTGGGSGTPGPLVAFPGAYRSDDAGIHFNNYYPPPTSYSMPGPSVWTG, encoded by the exons ATGAAGGCATTAACGCATCTAGTCagactcttcttcttgttgccagTTGTCTCAGCACATTACAAATGGCCAGCTATGATTATCAACGGTGAAGTCACTGGCGACTATGAATACGTTAGGAGAAACACGAACAACATTAACCCTGTCATGGACCTGTCCTCGACGGATCTTCGCTGCAATGAAGGTGGCCTAGACTCAGGCGCCGGGACTGAAACTGTCTCAGTAACTGCTGGATCCAAA GTGGGATTTACACTGAGCAACTCAATTAGCCATATCGGGCCAGTGCTGGTCTACATGGCCAAGGCCCCGGGGGACCCGTCTCAATGGGACGCGGCTGGTGAAGTGTGGTTCAAAATCAACGAATGGGGTCCAGACTTCTCTACTGGGACCATTAACTGGCCACAGCTCG GCGTCATGAGCTATGAATTTTCCATACCCAGCAGTGTACCCAGCGGTAAATACTTGGTGCGCATCGAACATTTAGCCGTGCACAATGCTGCTAATGCTGGAGGAGCTCAATTTTTCGTTTCATGTGGTCAAGTGGAAGTAACTGGAGGAGGGTCAGGCACGCCAGGGCCGTTGGTGGCATTTCCTGGCGCCTACCGATCAGATGACGCTGGAATTCACTTCAATAACTACTACCCGCCT CCAACTTCGTATAGTATGCCCGGACCCTCGGTTTGGACTGGATAG
- a CDS encoding dextranase precursor (similar to Talaromyces marneffei ATCC 18224 XP_002152586.1) yields MRTATITAILLTQALALPSSELVRKDCLPRATNNTNCDSNFCTWWHNEAEINTATPVKPGNVRQSHQYLVQVSVAGANKFFDSFVYEAIPRNGNGRIYAPGDAPNSNTLGGDVDDGITIEPSIGLNMAWTQFEYSQDVDVKINRRDGTSLKANEVVIRPVSTGYAISQSDDGGITVRIPKDTNGRRISVEFDSDLYTFRSDGNQYVTSGGSVVGVEPRNALVVFASPPLPSNLVPQMTESNTQTMKPGPINNGDWGNKPILYFPPGVYYLNQDQSGASSKFGANHIRLSPNTYWVHLAPGAYIKGAIEYFTKQNFYATGHGVLSGEHYVYMANAAKSYVAEKSDQYGLRMWWHNSIGQGQKWTCRGPTITAPPFNTMDFNGNSDISTDVADYKQVGAFFFQTDGPAVYPNSVVRDIFYHVNDDGIKLYYSGVSLSRATIWKCHNDPIIQMGWDTRNVNGINVDTLNVIHARYYKSETVVPSAIIGASPFYMSGKTPDTSKAISATISNVVCEGPCPALMRITPLQNYKNFVVKNVAFPDGLQKNSIGIGQSIIPAQPGVTMDVTIDNWTVGGEKVTMQNFQADQLGQFNIDGSYWGQWKIT; encoded by the coding sequence ATGCGTACTGCAACGATTACCGCTATCCTCCTTACGCAGGCCCTTGCATTGCCCTCCAGTGAGCTGGTTCGCAAGGATTGCTTGCCGCGTGCCACGAATAACACAAATTGTGACTCCAACTTCTGCACTTGGTGGCACAATGAAGCAGAGATTAACACTGCCACTCCTGTGAAACCAGGAAACGTCCGCCAATCTCACCAGTACTTGGTGCAGGTCAGCGTGGCCGGCGCGAACAAATTCTTTGACTCTTTCGTCTACGAAGCAATTCCCAGAAACGGTAATGGAAGGATTTATGCTCCGGGAGACGCCCCGAACAGCAATACTTTGGGAGGGGATGTAGATGATGGCATTACTATTGAGCCAAGCATCGGACTCAACATGGCTTGGACACAATTCGAGTACAGCCaggatgttgatgtgaaAATCAACCGGAGAGATGGAACGTCTCTCAAGGCAAATGAGGTCGTCATCCGCCCTGTGTCAACGGGATATGCTATTTCCCAGTCTGATGACGGTGGCATAACGGTTCGGATTCCAAAGGACACCAATGGGCGACGCATCTCGGTTGAGTTTGATTCGGACTTGTACACGTTCCGCTCTGATGGCAATCAATATGTTACGTCCGGAGGGAGCGTTGTTGGTGTCGAGCCGCGCAATGCTCTCGTTGTATTTGCTAGCCCGCCATTGCCTTCCAACCTCGTGCCTCAAATGACCGAGAGCAATACACAAACAATGAAGCCCGGCcccatcaacaacggcgATTGGGGGAACAAGCCGATTTTGTATTTCCCACCTGGAGTGTACTACTTGAATCAAGACCAATCTGGTGCTTCCAGCAAGTTTGGTGCGAATCACATTCGCTTGTCACCCAATACATACTGGGTGCACTTGGCACCAGGTGCGTACATCAAGGGCGCCATTGAGTACTTCACAAAACAGAACTTCTATGCAACCGGGCATGGCGTACTCTCTGGCGAACACTATGTGTACATGGCCAATGCTGCAAAGTCCTATGTTGCAGAAAAGAGTGATCAATATGGCCTCCGGATGTGGTGGCATAACAGCATCGGTCAAGGGCAAAAGTGGACATGTCGGGGTCCTACCATAACTGCGCCGCCATTCAATACCATGGACTTTAATGGAAATTCCGACATATCAACAGACGTTGCCGACTATAAGCAAGTAGGagcattcttcttccagACGGACGGCCCAGCGGTCTACCCGAATAGCGTCGTTCGTGATATCTTCTACCATGTTAATGACGATGGAATCAAGCTATACTACTCTGGTGTATCGCTTTCTCGTGCAACGATCTGGAAGTGCCACAACGATCCCATCATTCAGATGGGTTGGGACACGAGGAACGTAAACGGCATCAACGTCGATACGCTGAATGTCATCCACGCACGGTACTACAAGTCGGAAACTGTGGTGCCCTCGGCAATCATTGGAGCGTCTCCATTCTACATGAGTGGGAAAACGCCCGATACGAGCAAGGCAATCAGTGCCACAATCTCCAATGTTGTGTGCGAGGGACCCTGTCCTGCTCTGATGAGAATCACTCCATTGCAAAACTACAAAAATTTTGTCGTCAAGAATGTTGCATTCCCCGACGGACTGCAGAAAAATAGCATCGGTATCGGACAGAGTATCATTCCTGCTCAACCTGGTGTGACCATGGACGTGACAATTGACAACTGGACTGTGGGTGGCGAGAAAGTCACCATGCAAAACTTCCAGGCAGATCAGCTTGGCCAATTCAATATTGACGGAAGTTATTGGGGGCAGTGGAAGATAACGTaa